A region from the Thiovulum sp. ES genome encodes:
- a CDS encoding Leucine Rich Repeat (LRR)-containing protein — translation MENWEIRLKNWADKNGVTTKFGDWQNLQNLTSLFLDRNNLKEFPLKELPPEIGNLKNLTSLYFRNNDLKELSPEIGNLQNLTSLYLSHNNLEELPPEIGNLQNLTSLSLSFINLKELPPEIGNLQNLTELGLSGNNLKELPPEIGNLQNLTSLFLSNNNLKELPPEIGNLQNLTSLYLDNNNLKELPPEIGNLQNLEVLRLDNNNLKELPPEIGNLQNLTELWLTDKKSERDKDETVFDFFIRAGGDKINIQKKVSLSVMLRFFKSKGFLKNNKNRDIALQKFEEIYENEIFIYTDTLEVIPKYYSKIVEVLEDSIKKEFEELENSFDKNSPLQKKEFEKRYQTLKDHYTEFEYPLEREENEKKDKLEMIEEENETLKSENAELQAKLDLIEQEKKETAEIVARIGEKFFK, via the coding sequence ATGGAAAATTGGGAAATCAGATTAAAAAACTGGGCAGATAAAAACGGAGTTACAACAAAGTTTGGAGATTGGCAAAATCTACAAAACTTAACATCGCTTTTTTTGGATAGAAATAATTTAAAAGAGTTCCCATTAAAAGAGTTGCCTCCTGAAATTGGAAATCTAAAAAACTTAACATCGCTTTATTTTAGAAATAATGATTTAAAAGAGTTGTCACCAGAAATTGGAAATCTACAAAACTTAACATCGCTTTATTTAAGCCATAACAATTTAGAAGAGTTGCCTCCTGAAATTGGAAATCTTCAAAACTTAACATCGCTTAGTTTAAGCTTTATCAATTTAAAAGAGTTACCACCTGAAATTGGAAATCTTCAAAACTTAACAGAACTTGGTTTAAGTGGTAATAATTTAAAAGAGTTGCCACCAGAAATTGGAAATCTTCAAAACTTAACATCGCTTTTTTTAAGCAATAACAATTTAAAAGAGTTACCACCTGAAATTGGAAATCTTCAAAACTTAACATCGCTTTATTTAGACAATAACAATTTAAAAGAGTTACCACCTGAAATTGGAAATCTTCAAAACTTAGAGGTGCTTCGTTTAGACAATAACAATTTAAAAGAGTTGCCACCAGAAATTGGAAATCTTCAAAACTTAACAGAGCTTTGGTTAACAGATAAAAAATCAGAAAGAGATAAAGATGAAACGGTTTTTGATTTCTTTATTCGTGCTGGAGGCGATAAGATTAACATTCAAAAAAAAGTATCTCTTTCTGTAATGCTTCGGTTCTTTAAAAGCAAAGGCTTTTTAAAAAATAATAAAAATAGAGATATAGCTTTACAAAAGTTTGAAGAAATTTATGAAAATGAGATTTTTATCTACACTGATACTCTTGAAGTTATTCCAAAATATTACAGCAAAATAGTTGAAGTTTTAGAAGATTCAATTAAGAAAGAGTTTGAAGAGTTAGAAAATAGTTTTGATAAAAATTCCCCTCTGCAAAAAAAGGAGTTTGAAAAAAGGTATCAAACACTTAAAGATCACTACACAGAATTTGAGTATCCACTTGAAAGAGAAGAGAATGAAAAAAAAGATAAATTAGAAATGATAGAAGAAGAAAATGAAACTCTAAAATCTGAAAATGCCGAACTTCAAGCAAAATTAGACCTCATCGAACAAGAGAAAAAAGAGACTGCTGAAATAGTTGCACGAATTGGAGAGAAGTTTTTCAAATGA
- a CDS encoding ATP-dependent exonuclase V beta subunit, helicase and exonuclease domain-containing (PFAM: UvrD/REP helicase) translates to MTKKECKELIEKLPDSISENEKREIQKILKRINERFFNTSSENKKIVFDEDQLIAINSKSKNILLKARAGSGKTAVLVERAKRLLNNREKVLLLAFNKKASLEMKKRLGNGFQNSKTFHSFASSIVKSKDNILMDRELLLYIQNFIPKSQLSKIGNDEISQKKESLSPDYFVKYIRNRSDYSLSGDKIKSKGEKLIANFLFEHDKKSLEIPTIDPENNREEFEKILKSKLQKSGIKLKKLSDSEIENRVLANFPTIYKTTERIEKYISIAKSKNWKPEKLDQKIQNFSEEREFLKLANSVYKRYEDSNKTDFNDLLIRATQKVSKLNLDHILIDEFQDFNPLFNGLIQRVLELNPKINIFAVGDDWQGINGFAGADLKYFINFNEYFDNPEILKMRKNYRSRKAIVDFGNKIMSASEDEKAISVLDGGEIIENNKFPKDRDLTFITRSNSEKSKFQDKNITEKITAHKSKGLQFDEVLLQKDSFENNKTHSENRFFKIFGKTDDEIKAEEKRLFYVAITRAKDKLYLI, encoded by the coding sequence TTGACTAAAAAAGAGTGTAAAGAGCTGATAGAAAAACTTCCTGATTCTATTTCAGAAAATGAAAAAAGAGAAATTCAAAAGATTTTAAAACGAATTAATGAGAGGTTTTTTAACACCTCATCAGAAAATAAAAAGATTGTTTTTGATGAAGATCAATTAATAGCGATAAACTCTAAATCTAAAAATATTCTATTGAAGGCTCGTGCTGGAAGTGGAAAAACTGCTGTTCTGGTCGAAAGAGCTAAAAGACTTTTAAATAATCGTGAAAAGGTTTTGCTTCTCGCTTTTAATAAAAAAGCCTCTCTCGAAATGAAAAAACGGCTCGGTAACGGTTTTCAGAACTCAAAAACTTTTCACTCTTTCGCCTCTTCGATTGTAAAATCAAAAGATAATATTCTAATGGATAGAGAACTACTTTTATATATTCAAAATTTTATTCCTAAAAGTCAATTATCTAAAATTGGAAATGATGAGATTTCTCAAAAAAAAGAGAGTTTATCTCCTGATTATTTTGTGAAATATATTCGTAATCGTTCAGACTACTCTTTAAGTGGTGATAAGATTAAATCAAAAGGTGAAAAACTGATTGCTAATTTTCTTTTTGAACACGATAAAAAATCTCTTGAAATTCCAACTATTGATCCTGAAAATAATCGTGAAGAGTTTGAAAAAATATTAAAATCAAAACTTCAAAAAAGTGGAATTAAATTGAAAAAACTTTCAGATTCAGAAATAGAAAATAGAGTTTTAGCAAATTTTCCAACTATTTATAAAACCACTGAACGAATAGAAAAATATATCTCAATTGCAAAATCTAAAAACTGGAAACCCGAAAAATTAGATCAAAAAATTCAAAATTTTTCAGAAGAGAGAGAGTTTTTAAAACTTGCTAACTCTGTTTATAAGAGATATGAAGATAGCAACAAAACAGATTTTAATGATCTCTTAATTCGTGCAACTCAAAAAGTCTCAAAACTAAATTTAGATCATATTTTGATTGATGAATTTCAAGATTTTAATCCACTTTTTAATGGTTTAATTCAGAGAGTTTTAGAGTTAAATCCTAAAATTAATATTTTTGCAGTTGGTGATGATTGGCAAGGAATTAACGGTTTTGCAGGAGCTGATCTAAAATATTTTATAAATTTTAATGAATATTTCGATAATCCAGAAATCTTAAAAATGAGAAAAAACTATCGTAGCAGAAAAGCAATAGTTGATTTTGGAAATAAAATTATGAGTGCTTCAGAAGATGAGAAAGCTATTTCGGTTCTTGATGGCGGTGAAATTATAGAAAATAACAAATTTCCAAAAGATAGAGATTTAACTTTTATTACAAGATCAAATTCTGAAAAAAGCAAATTTCAAGATAAAAATATCACTGAAAAGATAACTGCTCATAAATCCAAAGGCTTACAATTTGATGAGGTGCTTCTTCAAAAAGATAGTTTTGAAAATAATAAAACTCACTCTGAAAATAGATTTTTCAAGATTTTTGGCAAAACTGATGATGAAATCAAAGCTGAAGAGAAACGACTTTTTTATGTGGCTATAACAAGAGCAAAAGATAAATTATATTTGATTTAA